One Vibrio sp. CDRSL-10 TSBA genomic region harbors:
- a CDS encoding succinylglutamate desuccinylase: protein MTKSLFRQSFLFDSLDLDQAVSAAEMQTGGGVTLKLHERGILEVIPARLDHETRHIVISTGIHGDETAPMELIDKLVEDIMIGFQPVNERLLLIIAHPQATNQHTRFIEENLNRLFDDKPRETSTELVIADQLKILLHEFFADTPMEQRWHLDLHCAIRGSKHYSFAVSPRARHAVRSRALMDFVESAHVEAVMLSNAPSATFSWYSAETFGAQALTLELGQVARIGDNDLKRLVAFDLATRDLISREPSEHLPKKAVMYRVSRTIVRLHDDFDFRFDDSVENFTSFVHGEVFGHDGDKPLMAKNEGEAIVFPNRRVAIGQRAALMVCKVDVRYEDDQLVYD from the coding sequence ATGACGAAGTCTCTATTTCGCCAATCTTTTCTTTTTGACAGTTTAGATCTCGACCAGGCGGTCAGTGCAGCAGAAATGCAAACTGGCGGCGGGGTGACACTTAAGCTCCATGAGCGCGGTATTCTCGAAGTGATACCGGCCCGGCTTGACCACGAAACCCGACACATTGTGATTTCTACCGGTATCCATGGCGATGAAACCGCGCCGATGGAACTGATTGATAAACTGGTTGAAGATATCATGATCGGTTTCCAGCCGGTCAACGAGCGTCTGTTGCTGATTATCGCGCATCCGCAAGCCACCAATCAGCACACCCGTTTTATTGAAGAGAACCTGAACCGCCTTTTCGATGACAAGCCGCGAGAAACCAGCACTGAGCTGGTGATTGCTGATCAGCTTAAAATTTTACTGCATGAGTTTTTTGCCGATACGCCGATGGAGCAGCGCTGGCACCTTGATCTGCATTGTGCGATCCGTGGTTCCAAACACTATTCGTTTGCGGTCAGCCCTCGCGCACGCCATGCAGTGCGCAGCCGTGCCCTGATGGATTTTGTTGAAAGTGCGCATGTTGAAGCGGTGATGCTGTCCAATGCCCCTTCGGCGACGTTCAGCTGGTATAGCGCTGAGACATTTGGTGCTCAGGCGCTGACGCTGGAACTGGGCCAAGTGGCCCGGATCGGTGATAACGATTTAAAACGTCTGGTTGCTTTTGATTTGGCAACTCGTGACCTGATTTCACGCGAACCTTCCGAGCATTTACCGAAAAAAGCGGTCATGTATCGGGTCAGCCGTACCATTGTGCGTCTGCATGACGATTTCGATTTCCGTTTCGATGATTCAGTCGAGAATTTTACTTCGTTCGTCCATGGTGAAGTGTTTGGTCATGATGGTGATAAGCCTTTAATGGCAAAAAATGAAGGGGAAGCCATTGTGTTCCCCAACCGCCGGGTCGCGATTGGTCAACGCGCCGCATTGATGGTGTGTAAAGTGGATGTACGGTACGAAGACGATCAACTGGTATACGATTAA